In a single window of the Streptomyces sp. NBC_00094 genome:
- a CDS encoding M18 family aminopeptidase, which yields MSSAASRPTAGPFDRGHTDDLMSFLAASPSAYHAVASAAGRLEKAGFRRVEETAEWDGTSGGKYVIRGGAIIAWYVPEGAAAHTPYRVVGAHTDSPNLRVKPRPDMGAQGWRQVAVEIYGGTLLNTWLDRDLGLAGRLTLRDGSHHLVNVDRPLLRVPQLAIHLDRQANDGLKLERQRHMQPVWGLGKVHEGDLISFVAAEAGVDAEDVTGWDLMVHPVEAPAYLGRDRELLAGPRMDNLLSVHAAVAALGSLAGRDDLPYIPVIAAFDHEENGSEADTGAQGPLLGNVLERSVYARGGSYEDRARAFAGTICLSSDTGHAVHPNYAERHDPTHHPRVNGGPILKVNVNQRYATDGSGQAVFTAACEKAGVPWQSFVSNNDMPCGTTIGPITAARHGIKTVDIGVAILSMHSARELCGSDDPYLLANALVAFLEG from the coding sequence ATGAGCAGCGCAGCTTCCCGCCCCACGGCCGGCCCCTTCGACCGCGGTCACACCGATGACCTCATGTCCTTCCTGGCGGCCTCGCCGTCGGCGTACCACGCGGTGGCGAGCGCCGCCGGGCGGTTGGAGAAGGCCGGTTTCCGCCGCGTCGAGGAGACCGCCGAGTGGGACGGCACGAGCGGCGGGAAGTACGTGATCCGCGGCGGCGCGATCATCGCCTGGTACGTGCCGGAGGGCGCGGCCGCCCACACCCCGTACCGCGTCGTCGGCGCCCACACCGACTCCCCCAACCTGCGCGTCAAGCCCCGCCCCGACATGGGCGCCCAGGGCTGGCGTCAGGTCGCCGTCGAGATCTACGGCGGGACCCTCCTCAACACCTGGCTCGACCGCGACCTCGGCCTCGCCGGCCGTCTCACCCTCCGCGACGGCAGCCACCACCTCGTCAACGTGGACCGGCCGCTGCTGCGCGTCCCGCAGCTCGCCATCCACCTCGACCGCCAGGCCAACGACGGCCTGAAGCTGGAGCGCCAGCGCCACATGCAGCCCGTCTGGGGCCTGGGCAAGGTCCACGAGGGCGACCTGATCTCGTTCGTCGCCGCCGAGGCCGGCGTCGACGCCGAGGACGTCACCGGCTGGGACCTCATGGTCCATCCCGTCGAGGCGCCCGCCTACCTCGGCCGCGACCGCGAGCTCCTCGCCGGACCGCGCATGGACAACCTCCTCTCCGTGCACGCCGCCGTCGCCGCGCTCGGCTCCCTCGCGGGCCGCGACGACCTGCCGTACATCCCGGTCATCGCCGCCTTCGACCACGAGGAGAACGGCTCCGAGGCCGACACCGGCGCCCAGGGCCCGCTCCTCGGCAACGTCCTGGAGCGCTCGGTCTACGCCCGCGGCGGCTCCTACGAGGACCGCGCCCGCGCCTTCGCCGGCACGATCTGCCTCTCCTCCGACACGGGCCACGCCGTGCACCCCAACTACGCGGAGCGCCACGACCCGACGCACCACCCGCGCGTCAACGGCGGCCCGATCCTCAAGGTGAACGTCAACCAGCGGTACGCCACCGACGGCAGCGGCCAGGCCGTCTTCACCGCCGCCTGCGAGAAGGCGGGGGTGCCCTGGCAGTCCTTCGTCTCCAACAACGACATGCCCTGCGGCACCACGATCGGCCCGATCACCGCCGCCCGTCACGGCATCAAGACCGTCGACATCGGCGTCGCGATCCTCTCGATGCACAGTGCCCGCGAACTCTGCGGCTCCGACGACCCGTACCTCCTGGCGAACGCGCTCGTCGCCTTCCTGGAGGGCTGA
- a CDS encoding NHL domain-containing thioredoxin family protein → MNDAAPAPAPAPEPRRRARVRAPELIGKGGWLNTGGKELTLADLRGKCVVVDFWTFCCVNCLHVLDELRDLEEKHRDTLVIVGVHSPKFVHEAEHQAVVDAVERYEVHHPVLDDPELATWKQYAVRAWPTLVVIDPEGYVVAQHAGEGHANAIRTLVEELEAEHEAKGTLRRGDGPYVPPEPVATDLRFPGKAILLPSGNLLVSDTTRHQLVELAPDGETVVRRIGEGVFREPQGLALLPDGKVVVADTVNHALRVLDPATGEIERVAGTGKQWWQGSPTSGPALEVDLSSPWDVAWWQGRVWIAMAGVHQLWTYDPESGTVEVAAGTTNEGLVDGPAAEAWFAQPSGLAATEDRLWIADSENSAVRWIDTERIVHTAVGTGLFDFGHRDGAAGQALFQHPLGVTALPDGSVAVSDTYNHALRRYDPATGEVTTLATDLREPSDAVLVDGDIVVVESARHRLTRLRLPEEAVQVEAVAHRTRREATEVAPGRLRLDVVFQAPTGQKQDDRYGPATRLLVSSTPPELLLGGEGTGTDLFRELDLNPEITEGVLHVSAMAASCDDDPDNEYPACHVHQQDWGVPLKVTEAGTARLPLILAGMDD, encoded by the coding sequence ATGAACGATGCCGCCCCGGCGCCCGCCCCCGCGCCCGAGCCCCGCCGACGTGCCCGTGTCCGTGCCCCCGAGTTGATCGGCAAGGGCGGCTGGCTCAACACTGGAGGTAAAGAGCTCACCCTTGCCGACCTGCGAGGTAAGTGCGTTGTTGTTGATTTTTGGACCTTCTGCTGTGTGAACTGCCTGCACGTCCTCGACGAGCTCCGGGACCTGGAGGAGAAGCACCGCGACACCCTGGTGATCGTGGGGGTGCACTCGCCGAAGTTCGTGCACGAGGCCGAGCACCAGGCCGTCGTCGACGCCGTCGAGCGGTACGAGGTGCACCACCCCGTGCTCGACGACCCGGAGCTCGCGACCTGGAAGCAGTACGCCGTCCGGGCCTGGCCGACGCTCGTCGTGATCGACCCCGAGGGGTACGTCGTCGCCCAGCACGCCGGTGAGGGGCACGCCAACGCGATCCGGACGCTCGTCGAGGAGCTGGAGGCCGAGCACGAGGCCAAGGGGACGCTGCGGCGCGGGGACGGGCCGTACGTGCCGCCGGAGCCCGTCGCCACCGACCTGCGGTTCCCCGGCAAGGCGATCCTGCTGCCCTCCGGGAACCTCCTCGTCTCCGACACCACCCGGCACCAGCTCGTCGAGCTCGCGCCGGACGGCGAGACCGTGGTGCGGCGGATCGGGGAGGGCGTCTTCCGGGAGCCGCAGGGGCTCGCCCTGCTGCCCGACGGCAAGGTCGTCGTCGCCGACACCGTGAACCACGCCCTGCGCGTCCTCGACCCGGCCACCGGGGAGATCGAGCGGGTCGCCGGTACCGGGAAGCAGTGGTGGCAGGGTTCGCCCACCTCCGGGCCGGCCCTGGAGGTCGACCTGTCCTCGCCGTGGGACGTGGCCTGGTGGCAGGGCAGGGTGTGGATCGCCATGGCCGGCGTCCACCAGCTGTGGACGTACGACCCCGAGAGCGGGACCGTCGAGGTCGCGGCCGGGACGACGAACGAGGGCCTCGTCGACGGCCCCGCCGCCGAGGCCTGGTTCGCGCAGCCGTCCGGGCTCGCCGCCACCGAGGACCGGCTGTGGATCGCCGACTCCGAGAACAGTGCCGTGCGCTGGATCGACACCGAGCGGATCGTGCACACGGCCGTCGGCACCGGCCTCTTCGACTTCGGCCACCGCGACGGCGCCGCCGGCCAGGCCCTGTTCCAGCACCCGCTGGGCGTGACCGCGCTCCCCGACGGCTCGGTCGCCGTCAGCGACACGTACAACCACGCTCTGCGCCGCTACGACCCCGCCACCGGCGAGGTGACGACCCTCGCGACCGATCTGCGCGAGCCGAGCGACGCCGTGCTCGTCGACGGCGACATCGTCGTCGTCGAGTCCGCCCGGCACCGGCTGACCCGGCTGCGGCTGCCCGAGGAGGCCGTCCAGGTCGAGGCGGTCGCCCACCGCACGCGGCGCGAGGCCACCGAGGTCGCCCCCGGCCGTCTCCGCCTCGACGTCGTCTTCCAGGCCCCGACCGGACAGAAGCAGGACGACCGGTACGGCCCCGCGACCCGGCTCCTGGTCTCCTCGACCCCGCCGGAGCTGCTGCTCGGCGGCGAGGGCACGGGCACGGACCTCTTCCGGGAGCTCGACCTGAACCCGGAGATCACGGAGGGCGTCCTGCATGTCTCCGCGATGGCGGCGTCCTGCGACGACGACCCGGACAACGAGTACCCGGCCTGCCACGTCCACCAGCAGGACTGGGGCGTTCCGCTGAAGGTCACGGAGGCGGGCACCGCCCGTCTGCCGCTGATCCTCGCGGGCATGGACGACTGA
- a CDS encoding LURP-one-related/scramblase family protein — protein sequence MKYLVRDKIFAIGDDYWIEDEQGRHAFLVDGKAMRLRDTLELKDPDGQVLITLRQKMLSLRDAMTIERDDRPLASVRRKRLSLLRNHYRVTLVEGTELDVSGRILDREFTVEYDGELLAHISRQWFHVRETYAVNVVREDADAALLVAVAVCVIRMAERED from the coding sequence GTGAAATATCTCGTACGGGACAAGATCTTCGCGATCGGCGACGACTACTGGATCGAGGACGAGCAGGGCCGCCACGCCTTCCTCGTCGACGGCAAGGCCATGCGGCTGCGCGACACCCTGGAGCTCAAGGACCCCGACGGGCAGGTCCTGATCACCCTGCGCCAGAAGATGCTCAGCCTGCGGGACGCGATGACGATCGAGCGGGACGACCGCCCCCTCGCGAGCGTCCGCCGCAAGCGGCTCTCGCTGCTGCGCAACCACTACCGGGTGACCCTCGTCGAGGGGACCGAACTGGACGTCAGCGGCCGGATCCTGGACCGGGAGTTCACCGTCGAGTACGACGGCGAACTCCTCGCCCACATCTCCCGGCAGTGGTTCCACGTCCGCGAGACGTACGCCGTGAACGTGGTCCGCGAGGACGCGGACGCGGCCCTGCTCGTCGCGGTGGCGGTGTGCGTGATCCGGATGGCCGAGCGGGAGGACTGA
- a CDS encoding PLP-dependent aspartate aminotransferase family protein codes for MSHADSAATSPSLSGASRPETLRSETLAVHPPHVEIRGSRPLGVPLHQGHVFAFDSADALAEAFTSTDAFMYSRHGNPTVRTLEDAVARLEGGAAGLSFASGMGAVSGVLHGLLGSGGHVVAQTCLYGGTYAVLTDLATRWGVDVTYVSGTDPEEVRAALRPETRLLYLETIANPTTRVSDLPALAAVAGEAGVPVVVDNTFASPLLCRPLHHGADIVIHSATKYLAGHADVLGGVAVFKDPELFRRVRHHTVEQGASTDPFAAWLTLRGMQTLSLRIARQCANAAELGARLEAHPAVAGVRHPALASHPDRAIAERLLPDGGGGVVSVDLVGGREAGRTFVEAVRVASLSVSLGDVKTLVMHPASTSHHQLDAEALAAAGIGPGTVRISVGIEHVEDLWADLEQALTKSS; via the coding sequence ATGAGCCACGCCGACTCCGCCGCCACGTCCCCTTCCCTCTCAGGTGCGTCCCGTCCCGAGACGCTTCGCTCCGAGACCCTCGCCGTCCACCCGCCGCACGTCGAGATCCGGGGCAGCAGGCCGCTCGGTGTCCCGCTCCACCAGGGCCACGTCTTCGCCTTCGACTCGGCCGACGCCCTCGCCGAGGCCTTCACCTCCACCGACGCGTTCATGTACAGCCGCCACGGCAACCCCACCGTCCGCACCCTGGAGGACGCCGTGGCCCGCCTCGAAGGCGGCGCCGCCGGCCTCTCCTTCGCCTCCGGCATGGGCGCCGTCAGCGGCGTCCTCCACGGCCTGCTCGGCAGCGGGGGCCATGTCGTCGCCCAGACCTGCCTGTACGGCGGTACGTACGCGGTTCTCACCGACCTGGCCACGCGCTGGGGCGTCGACGTCACCTACGTCTCCGGCACGGACCCGGAGGAGGTGCGGGCCGCCCTGCGTCCCGAGACCCGTCTCCTCTACCTGGAGACCATCGCCAACCCGACCACCCGGGTCTCCGACCTGCCCGCGCTCGCCGCCGTCGCCGGCGAGGCGGGGGTACCGGTCGTCGTCGACAACACCTTCGCCTCCCCGCTGCTCTGCCGGCCCCTCCACCACGGCGCCGACATCGTCATCCACTCCGCCACCAAGTACCTCGCGGGGCACGCGGACGTCCTCGGCGGCGTCGCCGTCTTCAAGGACCCGGAGCTGTTCCGCCGTGTCCGCCACCACACCGTCGAACAGGGCGCGTCCACCGACCCGTTCGCCGCCTGGCTCACCCTGCGCGGCATGCAGACCCTGTCGCTGCGGATCGCGCGCCAGTGCGCGAACGCGGCCGAGCTCGGCGCCCGGCTGGAGGCGCACCCGGCGGTCGCGGGCGTCCGCCACCCCGCCCTCGCGAGCCACCCGGACCGGGCGATCGCCGAGCGGCTGCTGCCCGACGGGGGCGGCGGGGTCGTGTCGGTGGACCTCGTGGGCGGCCGGGAGGCGGGCCGTACCTTCGTCGAGGCGGTACGGGTGGCCTCGCTGAGCGTCTCCCTGGGCGACGTGAAGACCCTGGTGATGCACCCGGCCTCCACGTCGCACCACCAGCTCGACGCGGAGGCCCTGGCGGCGGCCGGGATCGGCCCGGGCACGGTCAGGATCTCGGTCGGCATCGAGCACGTCGAGGACCTGTGGGCGGACCTGGAGCAGGCCTTGACGAAGTCCTCCTGA
- a CDS encoding PLP-dependent aminotransferase family protein, protein MEPIDTSADTLGALVARLGRWSAGRGPLHLLLAARLRQLIDEGALPPGALLPPDRRLATALAVGRTTVVAAYDTLRQEARLVRRQGSGTRVAPAALAAPASEAPRVAETSNPLFLHLLEAPDDVILLSCAAPAQPPPELAEAYRSLVLPDADLGYHPAGLGALRTAVAGRYAARGVPTGPEQILVTTGAQQALSLLTRLLLAPGDGVLVEAPTYPGALDLFREAAAVPLPVAVGPDGVDVAEAVRVMERHRPALAYVVARFQNPTGTVLPPLAGRRLVEAANALGVPLVDDEVLADLAFDTGPQEPSLSSYGDVIAVGSLSKVVWGGLRIGWVRGPAPLIARLARLKALHDLGSDLPSQLAATRLLDGFGPVLAARTAAVRAGHDHLRAELARLLPSWSCAPATGGQTLWVRLPHGDGVSFAQLALRHGVAVLPGATTDALGGSLRHLRLHFQAPPEVLTEAVRRLAAAWAEYTPGPEPERASLHAIVV, encoded by the coding sequence ATGGAGCCAATCGACACGTCCGCTGACACCCTGGGTGCGCTGGTCGCGCGCCTCGGCCGCTGGTCGGCCGGGCGCGGCCCGCTCCACCTGCTGCTCGCCGCCCGGCTGCGACAGCTGATCGACGAGGGCGCGCTGCCGCCCGGCGCGCTCCTTCCGCCGGACCGACGGCTCGCGACGGCCCTCGCCGTGGGCCGTACGACGGTGGTCGCCGCGTACGACACCCTGCGCCAGGAGGCGCGGCTGGTACGGCGGCAGGGCAGCGGGACCCGGGTCGCCCCGGCCGCGCTGGCCGCTCCGGCATCCGAGGCGCCCCGCGTGGCGGAGACGTCGAACCCGCTCTTCCTGCACCTCCTGGAGGCGCCGGACGACGTGATCCTGCTGAGCTGCGCCGCGCCCGCGCAGCCGCCGCCCGAGCTGGCGGAGGCGTACCGCTCCCTCGTCCTGCCCGACGCCGACCTCGGCTACCACCCGGCCGGGCTCGGGGCGCTGCGGACGGCGGTCGCCGGGCGGTACGCGGCGCGGGGCGTGCCGACCGGGCCGGAGCAGATCCTGGTCACCACCGGCGCCCAGCAGGCGCTCTCGCTGCTCACCCGGCTGCTGCTCGCCCCCGGCGACGGGGTGCTGGTGGAGGCGCCGACGTATCCGGGGGCGCTCGACCTGTTCCGGGAGGCGGCGGCCGTACCGCTGCCGGTGGCGGTCGGGCCCGACGGCGTGGACGTGGCGGAGGCGGTACGGGTGATGGAGCGTCACCGTCCGGCGCTGGCCTATGTCGTGGCCCGTTTCCAGAACCCGACCGGGACCGTCCTGCCGCCGCTCGCCGGCCGCCGGCTCGTCGAGGCGGCGAACGCGCTGGGCGTGCCGCTCGTGGACGACGAGGTCCTCGCCGACCTGGCGTTCGACACCGGGCCCCAGGAGCCCTCCCTCTCCTCCTACGGCGACGTGATCGCGGTCGGCTCGCTGAGCAAGGTCGTGTGGGGCGGGCTGCGGATCGGCTGGGTCCGGGGCCCGGCGCCGCTGATCGCCCGCCTCGCGCGGCTCAAGGCCCTCCACGACCTCGGCAGCGACCTGCCGTCCCAACTCGCCGCGACCCGCCTCCTCGACGGCTTCGGCCCGGTCCTGGCGGCCCGCACGGCGGCGGTACGAGCGGGCCACGACCACCTCCGGGCCGAGCTCGCCCGCCTCCTGCCCTCCTGGTCCTGCGCACCGGCGACGGGCGGCCAGACCCTGTGGGTACGGCTCCCGCACGGCGACGGCGTGTCCTTCGCCCAACTCGCCCTCCGCCACGGGGTGGCCGTCCTCCCGGGCGCCACGACCGACGCCCTCGGCGGCAGCCTCCGTCACCTCAGGCTCCACTTCCAGGCGCCGCCCGAGGTCCTCACGGAGGCGGTACGGAGGCTGGCGGCGGCCTGGGCGGAGTACACCCCGGGCCCGGAGCCGGAGCGCGCCTCCCTCCATGCGATCGTCGTCTGA
- a CDS encoding carbon-nitrogen family hydrolase — MRASLIQIAVDPDEPVDARRARVARLVREESGHADLVVLPELWPMGAFAYESFAAESEPLNGPTHQAMAAAARDAGVWLHAGSFVEAEGGALYNTSLVLSPDGELAASYRKIHRFGFDKGEAVLMAAGEDLVTVDLPHLTLGVGTCYDLRFPELFRGLVDAGAQAFVVPAGWPARRRAHWTLLAQARAVENQAYVLACGTAGTHAGVEQAGHSIVVDPWGEVLAEAGPDEETLRVVLDPAKVTETREQFPALKDRVLGVAAPRVRRP, encoded by the coding sequence GTGCGCGCCTCGCTGATCCAGATCGCGGTAGACCCGGACGAACCGGTCGACGCCCGACGTGCCCGCGTGGCACGTCTCGTACGGGAGGAATCCGGCCACGCCGACCTGGTCGTCCTCCCGGAGTTGTGGCCCATGGGGGCCTTCGCGTACGAGTCGTTCGCGGCCGAGTCCGAGCCGCTGAACGGACCGACGCACCAGGCGATGGCGGCGGCCGCGCGGGACGCCGGGGTCTGGCTGCACGCCGGCTCCTTCGTCGAGGCGGAGGGCGGCGCCCTCTACAACACCTCGCTCGTCCTCTCCCCGGACGGTGAACTCGCCGCCTCCTACCGGAAGATCCACCGCTTCGGTTTCGACAAGGGCGAGGCGGTGCTGATGGCCGCCGGGGAGGACCTGGTCACCGTCGACCTGCCGCACCTCACCCTCGGCGTCGGCACCTGCTACGACCTGCGCTTCCCCGAGCTCTTCCGCGGCCTCGTCGACGCGGGCGCCCAGGCGTTCGTCGTCCCGGCCGGCTGGCCCGCGCGCCGCCGCGCGCACTGGACGCTCCTCGCCCAGGCGCGGGCGGTCGAGAACCAGGCGTACGTCCTCGCCTGCGGCACCGCCGGCACCCACGCGGGCGTCGAACAGGCCGGGCACTCGATCGTCGTCGACCCCTGGGGCGAGGTCCTCGCGGAGGCCGGCCCGGACGAGGAGACCCTGCGGGTCGTCCTCGACCCGGCGAAGGTGACGGAGACCCGGGAACAGTTCCCGGCGCTGAAGGACCGGGTCCTGGGCGTGGCGGCGCCGCGCGTCCGCCGCCCCTGA
- a CDS encoding maleylpyruvate isomerase family mycothiol-dependent enzyme: protein MTVHPSLQNYADAWTHSIEAIAELVQPLAEGEWNRPTPCIGWSVRDIVSHVIGVETEMLGDPRPIHSLPRDLYHVRSDFARYMEVQVDVRRHHTAPEMTSELEYILIRRARQLRNENRSPEHLIRAPLGAEQTLELAYRLRAFDVWVHEQDLRTALGVPGNLDSAGAHVTRDVLLAALPKVVAKDAGAPPSSAVVLDVTGPVEFLRTVRVDAEGRGTVDGAPSLGPAVTIATDWETFVRLACGRVRPADVADRVKTEGDAELARAILDNFAVTPR, encoded by the coding sequence GTGACCGTCCATCCCAGCCTCCAGAACTACGCCGACGCCTGGACCCATTCCATCGAGGCGATAGCCGAGCTGGTGCAGCCGCTCGCGGAGGGCGAATGGAACCGGCCGACCCCGTGCATCGGCTGGTCGGTGCGGGACATCGTCTCCCATGTCATCGGCGTGGAGACGGAGATGCTCGGCGACCCCCGGCCGATCCACTCCCTGCCGCGCGATCTGTACCACGTACGCAGTGACTTCGCCCGCTACATGGAGGTCCAGGTCGATGTGCGGCGGCACCACACCGCGCCGGAGATGACCTCCGAGCTGGAGTACATCCTCATCCGCCGGGCACGGCAGCTCCGCAACGAGAACCGCTCCCCCGAGCACCTGATCCGCGCCCCCCTCGGCGCCGAGCAGACGCTCGAACTGGCCTACCGGCTGCGCGCCTTCGACGTGTGGGTACACGAGCAGGACCTGCGGACCGCGCTGGGTGTGCCGGGCAACCTGGACTCGGCCGGTGCGCACGTCACCCGGGACGTGCTCCTGGCGGCGCTGCCGAAGGTGGTCGCCAAGGACGCCGGGGCGCCCCCGTCCTCGGCGGTGGTGCTCGACGTGACCGGTCCGGTGGAGTTCCTGCGGACGGTACGGGTCGACGCGGAGGGCCGGGGGACGGTCGACGGAGCGCCCTCGCTGGGCCCCGCGGTGACGATCGCGACGGACTGGGAGACGTTCGTCCGGCTCGCCTGCGGCCGCGTCCGGCCGGCGGACGTCGCCGACCGGGTCAAGACGGAGGGCGACGCGGAGCTGGCGCGGGCCATCCTCGACAACTTCGCGGTGACGCCCCGCTAG
- a CDS encoding nitrate/nitrite transporter, with translation MSRDNRKAKGGRRERGSRNGYGSAVTLPGDPPGGRRAALVWGVGVAVYFVAVIFRTSLGVAGLDAADRFDVNASALSTFSILQLLVYAGMQIPVGLMVDRLGTKKVLALGVLLFTLGQLGFALSPTYGTALASRALLGCGDAMTFISVLRLGTRWFPARRGPLIGQVAALFGMAGNLVSTVFIARALHGLGWTTTFVGSSLAGVVVLVLLLLFLKDHPEGYEPEPARHAGAAFVRRQIAESWREPGTRLGMWVHFTTQFPAMVFLLLWGLPYLVEAQGLSRGTAGELLTLVVLSNMVIGLAYGQIIARHHTARAPLALGTVAATALLWAATLAYPGDHAPMWLLITLCLVLGACGPASMIGFDFARPANPPERQGTASGIVNMGGFVASMTTLLAVGVLLDATGDNYRIAFSSVFVLEALGVVQILRLKARTHRRERERLVASRVEAVHVPV, from the coding sequence ATGAGCCGCGACAACCGGAAGGCCAAGGGCGGCCGAAGGGAGCGTGGCAGCCGGAACGGGTACGGCTCCGCCGTCACCCTCCCCGGCGATCCGCCCGGCGGCCGCCGCGCCGCCCTCGTCTGGGGCGTCGGCGTCGCCGTCTACTTCGTCGCCGTCATCTTCCGTACGTCCCTGGGCGTCGCCGGCCTCGACGCCGCCGACCGCTTCGACGTCAACGCCTCCGCGCTCTCCACCTTCTCCATCCTCCAGCTGCTCGTCTACGCGGGCATGCAGATACCCGTCGGCCTCATGGTCGACCGGCTCGGCACCAAGAAGGTCCTGGCCCTCGGGGTCCTGCTCTTCACCCTCGGCCAGCTCGGCTTCGCGCTCTCGCCCACCTACGGCACGGCGCTCGCCTCCCGCGCCCTCCTCGGCTGCGGCGACGCCATGACCTTCATCAGCGTCCTGCGGCTCGGCACCCGCTGGTTCCCCGCCCGCCGCGGCCCGCTCATCGGCCAGGTCGCCGCCCTCTTCGGCATGGCCGGCAACCTCGTCTCGACCGTCTTCATCGCCCGCGCCCTGCACGGCCTCGGCTGGACGACCACCTTCGTCGGCAGCTCGCTCGCGGGCGTCGTCGTCCTCGTCCTGCTGCTGCTCTTCCTCAAGGACCACCCCGAGGGGTACGAGCCCGAGCCCGCCCGGCACGCGGGCGCCGCCTTCGTCCGCCGCCAGATCGCCGAGTCGTGGCGGGAGCCCGGCACCCGGCTCGGCATGTGGGTCCACTTCACGACGCAGTTCCCGGCCATGGTGTTCCTGCTGCTGTGGGGGCTGCCGTACCTCGTCGAGGCGCAGGGCCTGTCCCGGGGCACCGCAGGCGAGCTGCTGACCCTGGTCGTGCTCTCCAACATGGTCATCGGCCTCGCGTACGGGCAGATCATCGCCCGCCACCACACGGCCCGCGCCCCGCTCGCCCTCGGTACGGTCGCGGCCACCGCCCTGCTGTGGGCCGCCACGCTCGCGTACCCCGGCGACCACGCCCCGATGTGGCTGCTGATCACCCTCTGCCTGGTCCTCGGGGCCTGCGGACCGGCCTCGATGATCGGCTTCGACTTCGCGCGCCCGGCCAATCCGCCGGAGCGTCAGGGCACCGCCTCGGGCATCGTCAACATGGGCGGTTTCGTCGCCTCGATGACGACGCTGCTCGCCGTCGGCGTGCTGCTCGACGCGACCGGGGACAACTACCGGATCGCGTTCTCGTCCGTCTTCGTCCTGGAGGCCCTGGGCGTCGTGCAGATCCTGCGCCTCAAGGCCCGCACCCACCGCAGGGAGCGGGAACGGCTCGTCGCGAGCCGCGTGGAGGCCGTGCACGTACCGGTGTAG
- a CDS encoding GntR family transcriptional regulator gives MASAPPAADRVYMHVKQAVLDRRYEGGTLLTEGELALAVGVSRTPVREALLKLEMEGLLKLYPKKGALVLAVSAQEIADVVETRLLVEEFAVRRAVPAPAGLIERLEELLEEQKRRAEAGDLAEVAATDRCFHAEIVRYAGNQILARLYDQLRDRQLRMGVAVMQSQPDRIAKNITEHAEILDRIREGDVEGAARCVRQHLSWVKILVRGEDR, from the coding sequence ATGGCATCCGCACCCCCAGCCGCAGACCGCGTCTACATGCACGTCAAGCAGGCGGTGCTCGACCGTCGTTACGAAGGCGGCACCCTCCTCACCGAGGGGGAGCTCGCACTGGCGGTGGGGGTGTCACGGACCCCCGTCCGAGAGGCCCTGCTCAAGCTGGAGATGGAAGGACTGCTCAAGCTCTATCCGAAGAAGGGCGCCCTCGTCCTCGCCGTCTCCGCCCAGGAGATCGCCGACGTCGTCGAGACCCGGCTGCTCGTCGAGGAGTTCGCCGTACGCCGGGCCGTGCCCGCGCCCGCCGGACTGATCGAGCGGCTCGAAGAGCTCCTGGAGGAGCAGAAGCGGCGCGCGGAGGCCGGGGACCTCGCCGAGGTCGCCGCCACCGACCGCTGCTTCCACGCCGAGATCGTCCGCTACGCCGGCAACCAGATCCTCGCCCGCCTCTACGACCAGCTCCGCGACCGCCAGCTCCGTATGGGCGTCGCCGTGATGCAGTCCCAGCCCGACCGGATCGCCAAGAACATCACCGAGCACGCCGAGATCCTCGACCGGATCCGCGAGGGCGACGTGGAGGGCGCGGCCCGCTGCGTCCGCCAGCACCTGAGCTGGGTCAAGATCCTGGTCAGGGGTGAGGACCGATGA